A region of Falco peregrinus isolate bFalPer1 chromosome 13, bFalPer1.pri, whole genome shotgun sequence DNA encodes the following proteins:
- the IDS gene encoding iduronate 2-sulfatase isoform X4 yields the protein MAAAARSRAAAWLCLCLLGLPRRAPAFAPQPAPGPGDGLNVLLIVVDDLRPVLGCYGDKLVKSPNIDQLASQSVVFSNAYAQQAVCAPSRVSFLTGRRPDTTRLYDFYSYWRVHAGNYSTMPQYFKENGYVTLSVGKVFHPGISSNYSDDYPYSWSIPPFHPSAEKYENDKTCRGKDGKLYANLVCPVDVTEMPSGTLPDIQSTEEAIRLLNVMKTNKQKFFLAVGYHKPHIPLRYPQEFLKLYPLENITLAPDPWVPEKLPSVAYNPWTDIRQRDDVQALNVSFPYGPLPDDFQRQIRQSYYAAVSYLDMQVGLLLNALDDVGLSNSTIVVFTADHGWSLGEHGEWAKYSNFDVATRVPLMFYVPGMTTSSISRGERVFPYLDPFSHILGLVPQGQSKKVVELVSLFSTLAELAGLQVPPVCPETSFHVALCTEGASIVRYFNASEQNVEEEKDGYDDAYRCVNEEPVAFSQYPRPADTPQWNSDKPKLKDIRIMGYSMRTVDYRPYYAEVVRTSAVVFSNTSSQRF from the exons ATGGCGGCGGCTGCCCGCAGCCGTGCGGCCGCTTGGCTCTGTCTCTGCTTGTTGGGGCttccccgccgcgccccggcgTTCGCCCCGCAGCCGGCGCCGGGGCCCGGAg atGGCCTGAATGTCCTGTTGATAGTCGTGGATGATCTGCGCCCTGTGTTGGGCTGTTACGGGGATAAGCTTGTGAAATCTCCAAACATTGATCAACTCGCTTCTCAAAGCGTTGTGTTCAGCAATGCGTATGCACAG CAAGCCGTGTGTGCTCCCAGTAGAGTGTCGTTTCTTACTGGACGCAGACCTGATACTACCCGACTGTATGATTTCTACTCCTACTGGAGAGTACACGCAGGAAACTATTCCACAATGCCCCAGTATTTCAAGGAAAATGGCTACGTGACCCTATCTGTGGGGAAAGTTTTTCATCCTG GGATTTCATCCAATTACAGTGATGACTACCCATACAGTTGGTCCATTCCACCCTTTCATCCTTCAGCTGAAAAGTATGAAAATGATAAG acttgtaGGGGAAAAGATGGAAAACTTTATGCTAACTTGGTGTGCCCAGTAGATGTGACAGAAATGCCCAGTGGTACTCTGCCTGATATTCAGAGCACTGAAGAGGCCATACGCTTACTGAATGTTATGAAAACCAACAAGCAAAAATTCTTCCTGGCTGTCGGTTACCACAAACCACATATCCCACTGAGGTACCCTCAG GAATTTCTCAAGTTGTACCCCTTGGAAAATATCACATTAGCCCCAGATCCCTGGGTGCCTGAGAAACTACCTTCTGTGGCGTACAACCCCTGGACGGATATCAGGCAGAGGGATGATGTGCAAGCATTAAATGTTAGTTTCCCCTATGGACCACTTCCAGATGACTTCCAG CGTCAGATTCGTCAGAGCTACTATGCAGCAGTTTCTTACCTGGATATGCAAGTTGGCCTGCTCTTGAATGCTTTGGATGATGTAGGGCTCTCCAATAGCACAATAGTAGTTTTCACTGCTGATCATG GATGGTCCTTGGGAGAACATGGTGAATGGGCAAAATACAGCAATTTTGATGTTGCCACCCGTGTGCCGCTGATGTTTTACGTACCAGGAATGACAACTTCCTCTATTAGTCGAGGAGAGAGGGTCTTCCCCTACCTTGACCCTTTTAGCCATATTTTAGGCTTGGTACCTCAAG GGCAAAGCAAAAAAGTGGTTGAGCTTGTGTCTCTGTTTTCAACGCTCGCTGAACTTGCTGGCCTGCAGGTTCCTCCTGTGTGCCCAGAGACTTCATTTCATGTTGCACTGTGCACTGAGGGGGCAAGCATTGTCCGGTATTTTAATGCCTCTGAACAGAatgtggaggaagagaaggatgGGTATGATGATGCTTACAGGTGTGTTAATGAAGAACCTGTTGCTTTCAGCCAGTATCCCAGGCCTGCAGACACTCCTCAGTGGAACTCTGACAAGCCAAAGCTGAAAGACATCAGAATCATGGGCTACTCCATGCGTACAGTGGACTACAG GCCTTATTACGCTGAAGTAGTCAGAACTTCTGCAGttgtattttcaaacacaagCTCACAACGCTTCTGA
- the IDS gene encoding iduronate 2-sulfatase isoform X1, protein MAAAARSRAAAWLCLCLLGLPRRAPAFAPQPAPGPGDGLNVLLIVVDDLRPVLGCYGDKLVKSPNIDQLASQSVVFSNAYAQQAVCAPSRVSFLTGRRPDTTRLYDFYSYWRVHAGNYSTMPQYFKENGYVTLSVGKVFHPGISSNYSDDYPYSWSIPPFHPSAEKYENDKTCRGKDGKLYANLVCPVDVTEMPSGTLPDIQSTEEAIRLLNVMKTNKQKFFLAVGYHKPHIPLRYPQEFLKLYPLENITLAPDPWVPEKLPSVAYNPWTDIRQRDDVQALNVSFPYGPLPDDFQRQIRQSYYAAVSYLDMQVGLLLNALDDVGLSNSTIVVFTADHGWSLGEHGEWAKYSNFDVATRVPLMFYVPGMTTSSISRGERVFPYLDPFSHILGLVPQGQSKKVVELVSLFSTLAELAGLQVPPVCPETSFHVALCTEGASIVRYFNASEQNVEEEKDGYDDAYRCVNEEPVAFSQYPRPADTPQWNSDKPKLKDIRIMGYSMRTVDYRYTVWVQFYPNNFSANFEDIHAGELYMVETDPNQDYNIYNNTSHGGLLKKILGFLKH, encoded by the exons ATGGCGGCGGCTGCCCGCAGCCGTGCGGCCGCTTGGCTCTGTCTCTGCTTGTTGGGGCttccccgccgcgccccggcgTTCGCCCCGCAGCCGGCGCCGGGGCCCGGAg atGGCCTGAATGTCCTGTTGATAGTCGTGGATGATCTGCGCCCTGTGTTGGGCTGTTACGGGGATAAGCTTGTGAAATCTCCAAACATTGATCAACTCGCTTCTCAAAGCGTTGTGTTCAGCAATGCGTATGCACAG CAAGCCGTGTGTGCTCCCAGTAGAGTGTCGTTTCTTACTGGACGCAGACCTGATACTACCCGACTGTATGATTTCTACTCCTACTGGAGAGTACACGCAGGAAACTATTCCACAATGCCCCAGTATTTCAAGGAAAATGGCTACGTGACCCTATCTGTGGGGAAAGTTTTTCATCCTG GGATTTCATCCAATTACAGTGATGACTACCCATACAGTTGGTCCATTCCACCCTTTCATCCTTCAGCTGAAAAGTATGAAAATGATAAG acttgtaGGGGAAAAGATGGAAAACTTTATGCTAACTTGGTGTGCCCAGTAGATGTGACAGAAATGCCCAGTGGTACTCTGCCTGATATTCAGAGCACTGAAGAGGCCATACGCTTACTGAATGTTATGAAAACCAACAAGCAAAAATTCTTCCTGGCTGTCGGTTACCACAAACCACATATCCCACTGAGGTACCCTCAG GAATTTCTCAAGTTGTACCCCTTGGAAAATATCACATTAGCCCCAGATCCCTGGGTGCCTGAGAAACTACCTTCTGTGGCGTACAACCCCTGGACGGATATCAGGCAGAGGGATGATGTGCAAGCATTAAATGTTAGTTTCCCCTATGGACCACTTCCAGATGACTTCCAG CGTCAGATTCGTCAGAGCTACTATGCAGCAGTTTCTTACCTGGATATGCAAGTTGGCCTGCTCTTGAATGCTTTGGATGATGTAGGGCTCTCCAATAGCACAATAGTAGTTTTCACTGCTGATCATG GATGGTCCTTGGGAGAACATGGTGAATGGGCAAAATACAGCAATTTTGATGTTGCCACCCGTGTGCCGCTGATGTTTTACGTACCAGGAATGACAACTTCCTCTATTAGTCGAGGAGAGAGGGTCTTCCCCTACCTTGACCCTTTTAGCCATATTTTAGGCTTGGTACCTCAAG GGCAAAGCAAAAAAGTGGTTGAGCTTGTGTCTCTGTTTTCAACGCTCGCTGAACTTGCTGGCCTGCAGGTTCCTCCTGTGTGCCCAGAGACTTCATTTCATGTTGCACTGTGCACTGAGGGGGCAAGCATTGTCCGGTATTTTAATGCCTCTGAACAGAatgtggaggaagagaaggatgGGTATGATGATGCTTACAGGTGTGTTAATGAAGAACCTGTTGCTTTCAGCCAGTATCCCAGGCCTGCAGACACTCCTCAGTGGAACTCTGACAAGCCAAAGCTGAAAGACATCAGAATCATGGGCTACTCCATGCGTACAGTGGACTACAGGTATACTGTATGGGTTCAGTTTTATCCTAACAACTTCAGTGCTAACTTTGAGGATATCCATGCAGGAGAGTTGTACATGGTGGAGACTGATCCAAACCAGGACTATAACATCTATAACAATACTTCACATGGTGGTTTGCTCAAAAAAATTCTTGGCTTCCTGAAGCACTAG
- the IDS gene encoding iduronate 2-sulfatase isoform X2, producing the protein MAAAARSRAAAWLCLCLLGLPRRAPAFAPQPAPGPGDGLNVLLIVVDDLRPVLGCYGDKLVKSPNIDQLASQSVVFSNAYAQQAVCAPSRVSFLTGRRPDTTRLYDFYSYWRVHAGNYSTMPQYFKENGYVTLSVGKVFHPGISSNYSDDYPYSWSIPPFHPSAEKYENDKTCRGKDGKLYANLVCPVDVTEMPSGTLPDIQSTEEAIRLLNVMKTNKQKFFLAVGYHKPHIPLRYPQEFLKLYPLENITLAPDPWVPEKLPSVAYNPWTDIRQRDDVQALNVSFPYGPLPDDFQRQIRQSYYAAVSYLDMQVGLLLNALDDVGLSNSTIVVFTADHGWSLGEHGEWAKYSNFDVATRVPLMFYVPGMTTSSISRGERVFPYLDPFSHILGLVPQGQSKKVVELVSLFSTLAELAGLQVPPVCPETSFHVALCTEGASIVRYFNASEQNVEEEKDGYDDAYRCVNEEPVAFSQYPRPADTPQWNSDKPKLKDIRIMGYSMRTVDYRLTPALLLEGHLGSRYSFLESQATQPLRSQRNASPGQRAAVNLKKGFFSQQIA; encoded by the exons ATGGCGGCGGCTGCCCGCAGCCGTGCGGCCGCTTGGCTCTGTCTCTGCTTGTTGGGGCttccccgccgcgccccggcgTTCGCCCCGCAGCCGGCGCCGGGGCCCGGAg atGGCCTGAATGTCCTGTTGATAGTCGTGGATGATCTGCGCCCTGTGTTGGGCTGTTACGGGGATAAGCTTGTGAAATCTCCAAACATTGATCAACTCGCTTCTCAAAGCGTTGTGTTCAGCAATGCGTATGCACAG CAAGCCGTGTGTGCTCCCAGTAGAGTGTCGTTTCTTACTGGACGCAGACCTGATACTACCCGACTGTATGATTTCTACTCCTACTGGAGAGTACACGCAGGAAACTATTCCACAATGCCCCAGTATTTCAAGGAAAATGGCTACGTGACCCTATCTGTGGGGAAAGTTTTTCATCCTG GGATTTCATCCAATTACAGTGATGACTACCCATACAGTTGGTCCATTCCACCCTTTCATCCTTCAGCTGAAAAGTATGAAAATGATAAG acttgtaGGGGAAAAGATGGAAAACTTTATGCTAACTTGGTGTGCCCAGTAGATGTGACAGAAATGCCCAGTGGTACTCTGCCTGATATTCAGAGCACTGAAGAGGCCATACGCTTACTGAATGTTATGAAAACCAACAAGCAAAAATTCTTCCTGGCTGTCGGTTACCACAAACCACATATCCCACTGAGGTACCCTCAG GAATTTCTCAAGTTGTACCCCTTGGAAAATATCACATTAGCCCCAGATCCCTGGGTGCCTGAGAAACTACCTTCTGTGGCGTACAACCCCTGGACGGATATCAGGCAGAGGGATGATGTGCAAGCATTAAATGTTAGTTTCCCCTATGGACCACTTCCAGATGACTTCCAG CGTCAGATTCGTCAGAGCTACTATGCAGCAGTTTCTTACCTGGATATGCAAGTTGGCCTGCTCTTGAATGCTTTGGATGATGTAGGGCTCTCCAATAGCACAATAGTAGTTTTCACTGCTGATCATG GATGGTCCTTGGGAGAACATGGTGAATGGGCAAAATACAGCAATTTTGATGTTGCCACCCGTGTGCCGCTGATGTTTTACGTACCAGGAATGACAACTTCCTCTATTAGTCGAGGAGAGAGGGTCTTCCCCTACCTTGACCCTTTTAGCCATATTTTAGGCTTGGTACCTCAAG GGCAAAGCAAAAAAGTGGTTGAGCTTGTGTCTCTGTTTTCAACGCTCGCTGAACTTGCTGGCCTGCAGGTTCCTCCTGTGTGCCCAGAGACTTCATTTCATGTTGCACTGTGCACTGAGGGGGCAAGCATTGTCCGGTATTTTAATGCCTCTGAACAGAatgtggaggaagagaaggatgGGTATGATGATGCTTACAGGTGTGTTAATGAAGAACCTGTTGCTTTCAGCCAGTATCCCAGGCCTGCAGACACTCCTCAGTGGAACTCTGACAAGCCAAAGCTGAAAGACATCAGAATCATGGGCTACTCCATGCGTACAGTGGACTACAG GCTCACCCCAGCGCTGCTGTTGGAAGGACATTTGGGCTCCCGCTACTCCTTCCTGGAAAGCCAGGCTACCCAGCCCCTGCGGAGCCAAAGAAACGCTTCCCCTGGCCAGAGAGCTGCAGTGAATTTAAAGAAGGGCTTTTTCTCCCAACAAATTGCCTAA
- the IDS gene encoding iduronate 2-sulfatase isoform X3: MLDVLADGLNVLLIVVDDLRPVLGCYGDKLVKSPNIDQLASQSVVFSNAYAQQAVCAPSRVSFLTGRRPDTTRLYDFYSYWRVHAGNYSTMPQYFKENGYVTLSVGKVFHPGISSNYSDDYPYSWSIPPFHPSAEKYENDKTCRGKDGKLYANLVCPVDVTEMPSGTLPDIQSTEEAIRLLNVMKTNKQKFFLAVGYHKPHIPLRYPQEFLKLYPLENITLAPDPWVPEKLPSVAYNPWTDIRQRDDVQALNVSFPYGPLPDDFQRQIRQSYYAAVSYLDMQVGLLLNALDDVGLSNSTIVVFTADHGWSLGEHGEWAKYSNFDVATRVPLMFYVPGMTTSSISRGERVFPYLDPFSHILGLVPQGQSKKVVELVSLFSTLAELAGLQVPPVCPETSFHVALCTEGASIVRYFNASEQNVEEEKDGYDDAYRCVNEEPVAFSQYPRPADTPQWNSDKPKLKDIRIMGYSMRTVDYRYTVWVQFYPNNFSANFEDIHAGELYMVETDPNQDYNIYNNTSHGGLLKKILGFLKH, from the exons ATGTTAGATGTTCttgctg atGGCCTGAATGTCCTGTTGATAGTCGTGGATGATCTGCGCCCTGTGTTGGGCTGTTACGGGGATAAGCTTGTGAAATCTCCAAACATTGATCAACTCGCTTCTCAAAGCGTTGTGTTCAGCAATGCGTATGCACAG CAAGCCGTGTGTGCTCCCAGTAGAGTGTCGTTTCTTACTGGACGCAGACCTGATACTACCCGACTGTATGATTTCTACTCCTACTGGAGAGTACACGCAGGAAACTATTCCACAATGCCCCAGTATTTCAAGGAAAATGGCTACGTGACCCTATCTGTGGGGAAAGTTTTTCATCCTG GGATTTCATCCAATTACAGTGATGACTACCCATACAGTTGGTCCATTCCACCCTTTCATCCTTCAGCTGAAAAGTATGAAAATGATAAG acttgtaGGGGAAAAGATGGAAAACTTTATGCTAACTTGGTGTGCCCAGTAGATGTGACAGAAATGCCCAGTGGTACTCTGCCTGATATTCAGAGCACTGAAGAGGCCATACGCTTACTGAATGTTATGAAAACCAACAAGCAAAAATTCTTCCTGGCTGTCGGTTACCACAAACCACATATCCCACTGAGGTACCCTCAG GAATTTCTCAAGTTGTACCCCTTGGAAAATATCACATTAGCCCCAGATCCCTGGGTGCCTGAGAAACTACCTTCTGTGGCGTACAACCCCTGGACGGATATCAGGCAGAGGGATGATGTGCAAGCATTAAATGTTAGTTTCCCCTATGGACCACTTCCAGATGACTTCCAG CGTCAGATTCGTCAGAGCTACTATGCAGCAGTTTCTTACCTGGATATGCAAGTTGGCCTGCTCTTGAATGCTTTGGATGATGTAGGGCTCTCCAATAGCACAATAGTAGTTTTCACTGCTGATCATG GATGGTCCTTGGGAGAACATGGTGAATGGGCAAAATACAGCAATTTTGATGTTGCCACCCGTGTGCCGCTGATGTTTTACGTACCAGGAATGACAACTTCCTCTATTAGTCGAGGAGAGAGGGTCTTCCCCTACCTTGACCCTTTTAGCCATATTTTAGGCTTGGTACCTCAAG GGCAAAGCAAAAAAGTGGTTGAGCTTGTGTCTCTGTTTTCAACGCTCGCTGAACTTGCTGGCCTGCAGGTTCCTCCTGTGTGCCCAGAGACTTCATTTCATGTTGCACTGTGCACTGAGGGGGCAAGCATTGTCCGGTATTTTAATGCCTCTGAACAGAatgtggaggaagagaaggatgGGTATGATGATGCTTACAGGTGTGTTAATGAAGAACCTGTTGCTTTCAGCCAGTATCCCAGGCCTGCAGACACTCCTCAGTGGAACTCTGACAAGCCAAAGCTGAAAGACATCAGAATCATGGGCTACTCCATGCGTACAGTGGACTACAGGTATACTGTATGGGTTCAGTTTTATCCTAACAACTTCAGTGCTAACTTTGAGGATATCCATGCAGGAGAGTTGTACATGGTGGAGACTGATCCAAACCAGGACTATAACATCTATAACAATACTTCACATGGTGGTTTGCTCAAAAAAATTCTTGGCTTCCTGAAGCACTAG
- the IDS gene encoding iduronate 2-sulfatase isoform X5 — translation MVGLSCAVWTFFFTKQAVCAPSRVSFLTGRRPDTTRLYDFYSYWRVHAGNYSTMPQYFKENGYVTLSVGKVFHPGISSNYSDDYPYSWSIPPFHPSAEKYENDKTCRGKDGKLYANLVCPVDVTEMPSGTLPDIQSTEEAIRLLNVMKTNKQKFFLAVGYHKPHIPLRYPQEFLKLYPLENITLAPDPWVPEKLPSVAYNPWTDIRQRDDVQALNVSFPYGPLPDDFQRQIRQSYYAAVSYLDMQVGLLLNALDDVGLSNSTIVVFTADHGWSLGEHGEWAKYSNFDVATRVPLMFYVPGMTTSSISRGERVFPYLDPFSHILGLVPQGQSKKVVELVSLFSTLAELAGLQVPPVCPETSFHVALCTEGASIVRYFNASEQNVEEEKDGYDDAYRCVNEEPVAFSQYPRPADTPQWNSDKPKLKDIRIMGYSMRTVDYRYTVWVQFYPNNFSANFEDIHAGELYMVETDPNQDYNIYNNTSHGGLLKKILGFLKH, via the exons ATGGTcgggctgagctgtgctgtatGGACCTTCTTCTTCACTAAG CAAGCCGTGTGTGCTCCCAGTAGAGTGTCGTTTCTTACTGGACGCAGACCTGATACTACCCGACTGTATGATTTCTACTCCTACTGGAGAGTACACGCAGGAAACTATTCCACAATGCCCCAGTATTTCAAGGAAAATGGCTACGTGACCCTATCTGTGGGGAAAGTTTTTCATCCTG GGATTTCATCCAATTACAGTGATGACTACCCATACAGTTGGTCCATTCCACCCTTTCATCCTTCAGCTGAAAAGTATGAAAATGATAAG acttgtaGGGGAAAAGATGGAAAACTTTATGCTAACTTGGTGTGCCCAGTAGATGTGACAGAAATGCCCAGTGGTACTCTGCCTGATATTCAGAGCACTGAAGAGGCCATACGCTTACTGAATGTTATGAAAACCAACAAGCAAAAATTCTTCCTGGCTGTCGGTTACCACAAACCACATATCCCACTGAGGTACCCTCAG GAATTTCTCAAGTTGTACCCCTTGGAAAATATCACATTAGCCCCAGATCCCTGGGTGCCTGAGAAACTACCTTCTGTGGCGTACAACCCCTGGACGGATATCAGGCAGAGGGATGATGTGCAAGCATTAAATGTTAGTTTCCCCTATGGACCACTTCCAGATGACTTCCAG CGTCAGATTCGTCAGAGCTACTATGCAGCAGTTTCTTACCTGGATATGCAAGTTGGCCTGCTCTTGAATGCTTTGGATGATGTAGGGCTCTCCAATAGCACAATAGTAGTTTTCACTGCTGATCATG GATGGTCCTTGGGAGAACATGGTGAATGGGCAAAATACAGCAATTTTGATGTTGCCACCCGTGTGCCGCTGATGTTTTACGTACCAGGAATGACAACTTCCTCTATTAGTCGAGGAGAGAGGGTCTTCCCCTACCTTGACCCTTTTAGCCATATTTTAGGCTTGGTACCTCAAG GGCAAAGCAAAAAAGTGGTTGAGCTTGTGTCTCTGTTTTCAACGCTCGCTGAACTTGCTGGCCTGCAGGTTCCTCCTGTGTGCCCAGAGACTTCATTTCATGTTGCACTGTGCACTGAGGGGGCAAGCATTGTCCGGTATTTTAATGCCTCTGAACAGAatgtggaggaagagaaggatgGGTATGATGATGCTTACAGGTGTGTTAATGAAGAACCTGTTGCTTTCAGCCAGTATCCCAGGCCTGCAGACACTCCTCAGTGGAACTCTGACAAGCCAAAGCTGAAAGACATCAGAATCATGGGCTACTCCATGCGTACAGTGGACTACAGGTATACTGTATGGGTTCAGTTTTATCCTAACAACTTCAGTGCTAACTTTGAGGATATCCATGCAGGAGAGTTGTACATGGTGGAGACTGATCCAAACCAGGACTATAACATCTATAACAATACTTCACATGGTGGTTTGCTCAAAAAAATTCTTGGCTTCCTGAAGCACTAG